From a single Oceanobacillus kimchii X50 genomic region:
- a CDS encoding pseudouridine synthase — MTNNGERLQKVIAQSGVTSRRKAEQLILDGKVKVNGETVQEMGIKVTANDEIVVDGVPLEKETPVYFLLYKPRGVISSVKDDKGRKVVIDYFNTVEQRIFPIGRLDYDTSGVLLLTNDGDFANLLMHPRHEMDKVYIAKVKGIPNKKELALLQKGIRSDKDVLKAVQVNLLSTDHQKKTSIIEITLHEGKNRQVRRMLEELGYPVIKLKRERYDFIGLEGLNAGEYRALTPKEVNQLRAHAQKL; from the coding sequence ATGACGAACAATGGTGAAAGACTTCAAAAAGTAATCGCACAGAGTGGGGTTACTTCACGTAGAAAAGCAGAACAACTGATTCTTGATGGAAAAGTTAAAGTGAATGGAGAAACCGTTCAAGAGATGGGAATTAAAGTTACAGCGAATGATGAAATTGTTGTAGACGGTGTCCCACTTGAAAAAGAAACTCCTGTTTATTTTCTTTTATACAAGCCAAGAGGGGTTATTTCAAGTGTGAAAGATGATAAAGGCAGGAAAGTAGTTATCGATTATTTTAATACCGTAGAACAACGGATCTTTCCAATAGGAAGATTGGATTATGATACTTCTGGAGTTTTACTATTAACGAACGATGGAGATTTTGCTAACCTACTTATGCATCCTCGTCATGAAATGGACAAGGTATATATTGCGAAGGTGAAAGGTATACCAAATAAAAAGGAATTAGCTTTATTACAAAAAGGAATACGTTCAGATAAAGATGTACTAAAAGCAGTTCAAGTAAATTTACTATCTACAGACCATCAAAAGAAGACGTCCATTATAGAAATAACATTACATGAAGGGAAAAATCGTCAAGTCCGTCGTATGTTAGAAGAACTGGGCTACCCAGTCATAAAATTAAAACGTGAACGTTATGACTTTATTGGATTAGAAGGCTTAAATGCAGGAGAATATCGAGCCTTAACTCCTAAAGAAGTTAATCAGTTACGTGCCCATGCTCAAAAATTGTAA
- a CDS encoding spore maturation protein, with amino-acid sequence MEIITSISIWIIPCFILVILLMAAVRKIPAYDLFVEGGKEGVKTAFSLLPFLVGMIVAISILRSSGAMEAFVQLISPILSIFGIPSEVLPLALIRPISGTAALGMTTELISTYGPDSFIGRIASVMQGSTDTTLYIITVYFGAVGIKKIRYALKVGLLADLIAILSTIVLVKIMFG; translated from the coding sequence ATGGAGATTATAACATCTATTAGTATTTGGATTATTCCTTGTTTTATATTGGTTATTCTACTAATGGCAGCGGTACGAAAAATACCTGCCTATGATTTATTTGTGGAAGGAGGGAAAGAGGGTGTCAAAACGGCATTTTCTTTGCTTCCTTTTTTAGTTGGTATGATTGTTGCAATTTCTATTCTCAGGAGTTCTGGTGCAATGGAAGCTTTTGTTCAATTAATCTCACCAATCTTATCTATCTTTGGGATTCCATCTGAAGTTTTGCCACTTGCATTAATAAGGCCAATATCTGGAACCGCAGCATTAGGAATGACTACGGAACTGATTTCTACTTATGGCCCCGATTCTTTTATAGGAAGAATTGCTTCTGTTATGCAAGGAAGCACTGATACGACATTATACATTATTACTGTCTATTTTGGAGCTGTAGGAATTAAAAAGATTCGATATGCTTTAAAGGTTGGATTACTTGCAGATCTAATTGCTATACTTTCTACAATAGTTCTTGTTAAAATAATGTTTGGATAA
- a CDS encoding nucleoside recognition domain-containing protein, with amino-acid sequence MINWIWISMAVIGIVYAMFSGNMEEVNQAIFESAGDAVTLSIGLISILVFWLGMMRIAKEAGLLDLLAKVFRPIVVRIFPDIPKDHPAIGYILSNMTANMFGLGNAATPIGIKAMEEMKKLNKDNDTASRSMITFLTLNTTGLTIVPTTVIGIRMQYDSASPTEIVSATIMATIIATTAGLMIDRFYHYKSTWGKN; translated from the coding sequence ATGATCAATTGGATTTGGATCTCTATGGCAGTTATTGGCATCGTCTATGCTATGTTTAGCGGAAATATGGAGGAAGTAAATCAAGCAATCTTTGAAAGTGCTGGTGATGCTGTTACATTATCCATTGGACTTATTAGTATATTAGTTTTTTGGTTAGGTATGATGAGAATTGCTAAAGAGGCAGGATTACTAGATTTATTAGCAAAAGTATTTCGTCCCATTGTCGTTCGAATATTCCCTGATATACCGAAAGATCATCCTGCAATTGGCTATATCCTTTCAAATATGACAGCAAATATGTTTGGGTTAGGAAATGCAGCAACACCGATTGGTATTAAAGCAATGGAAGAGATGAAAAAACTAAATAAAGATAATGATACCGCTTCTCGATCGATGATTACTTTTCTCACATTGAATACGACAGGACTTACCATAGTGCCTACAACAGTAATTGGGATTCGAATGCAATATGATTCTGCATCTCCAACAGAAATTGTCTCTGCAACCATAATGGCCACTATCATTGCCACAACTGCAGGTCTGATGATAGATCGCTTTTATCATTATAAAAGTACTTGGGGGAAAAATTAA
- a CDS encoding D-alanyl-D-alanine carboxypeptidase family protein — translation MRVFIGSLTFLILIMSFPSYGQALPSVSANNAVLIEQSTGRVLFEKNANEEASIASITKIMTAIIAIESGMLDEQVTTSRKAIYTEGSSIYLEQGEEIPLKDLVYGLMLRSGNDAAVAIAEHVGGSEEGFVYLMNEKAKWLGMENTHFDNPHGLDSDTHYSSAYDMAILMKYAMDDPMFREVSGSDSYLSENRTYHWQNKNKLLTRLYNYCTGGKTGYTKATGRTLVTSAHKNGMDLIAVTLDAPDDWQDHISMFEWGFDQFEMKTVQEEGTALYHIEPKTSTVYGNYKNAVNLPLLKDGNEKVDVKNYFLSEEKSELKQAIGKSVYYINNQEVYESYIYPGEQQKKDSIFDNLKTVFESIIGREAI, via the coding sequence ATGCGTGTATTCATTGGATCATTAACATTTTTAATATTAATCATGAGTTTTCCTTCGTATGGACAAGCATTGCCGTCTGTATCTGCAAATAACGCAGTATTAATAGAACAATCTACTGGTAGAGTGTTATTTGAGAAAAATGCTAATGAAGAAGCTTCCATAGCCAGCATTACAAAAATTATGACAGCAATTATCGCTATAGAATCTGGAATGTTAGATGAACAAGTAACTACTTCAAGAAAAGCGATTTATACAGAAGGGTCCTCTATCTATCTGGAACAGGGTGAAGAAATTCCTTTAAAAGATTTAGTTTATGGATTAATGCTTCGATCCGGAAATGATGCAGCGGTAGCAATAGCTGAACATGTAGGAGGTAGTGAAGAAGGATTTGTTTACTTGATGAACGAAAAAGCCAAGTGGTTAGGAATGGAAAACACGCATTTTGATAATCCTCATGGTTTAGATTCAGACACACATTATTCAAGTGCATATGATATGGCAATTCTAATGAAATATGCCATGGATGATCCGATGTTTCGAGAAGTTAGTGGGTCCGATTCGTATCTTTCGGAAAACAGAACCTATCATTGGCAAAATAAAAATAAACTACTGACTCGATTATATAATTATTGTACAGGCGGAAAAACTGGTTATACAAAGGCTACCGGACGAACATTAGTCACTTCAGCTCATAAAAATGGCATGGATTTAATTGCAGTTACTTTAGATGCTCCTGATGATTGGCAAGATCATATTAGCATGTTTGAGTGGGGCTTTGATCAATTTGAAATGAAAACAGTACAAGAGGAAGGAACAGCACTTTATCATATTGAACCTAAAACAAGTACCGTATATGGTAACTATAAAAATGCTGTGAACCTCCCCTTACTAAAAGATGGTAATGAAAAAGTCGATGTGAAAAATTATTTTTTATCAGAGGAGAAAAGTGAATTGAAGCAAGCGATTGGGAAATCGGTTTATTATATAAACAATCAAGAAGTGTATGAATCGTATATTTATCCGGGAGAACAACAAAAAAAAGACTCTATCTTTGATAACTTAAAAACAGTATTTGAATCGATAATTGGAAGAGAAGCTATATGA
- the scpB gene encoding SMC-Scp complex subunit ScpB translates to MNMNELKGVTEGLLFASGDEGVTLKQLSKILDIGVDTVEHLLEELRFEYEREDRGLMIIQSNDILHLTTKPEHSSYFKRLIDSPRTSKMSQAALETLAIIAYRQPITRAEIDEIRGVRSERPLQTLITRSLIEESGRKDTVGRPVLFQTSKEFLTFFGLASLDELPPLPENIDPDKEEREADLFFERFQDEV, encoded by the coding sequence GTGAATATGAATGAATTAAAAGGAGTTACAGAAGGATTACTATTTGCCAGTGGAGATGAAGGTGTTACGTTAAAACAATTAAGCAAAATACTAGATATCGGAGTAGACACGGTGGAACACTTATTAGAGGAATTAAGATTTGAATATGAGCGAGAAGACCGTGGTTTAATGATAATTCAATCAAATGATATTCTTCATTTAACTACAAAACCAGAACATAGCTCTTATTTTAAACGTTTAATTGATTCTCCTCGTACAAGTAAAATGTCACAAGCAGCTTTGGAAACACTTGCTATAATAGCTTATCGTCAGCCGATAACAAGAGCGGAGATTGATGAGATTAGAGGAGTTCGGAGTGAACGACCTCTCCAAACTCTAATTACACGAAGTTTGATTGAAGAATCAGGTAGAAAAGACACGGTTGGTAGGCCAGTGCTGTTTCAAACAAGCAAAGAATTTCTTACTTTTTTTGGTTTGGCATCGTTGGATGAATTACCACCTCTACCTGAAAATATTGACCCAGATAAAGAAGAACGAGAAGCAGATTTATTTTTCGAACGATTTCAAGATGAAGTATAA
- a CDS encoding segregation/condensation protein A — protein sequence MHEGYKVKLDTFEGPLDLLLHLINQYEIDIYDIPVAQITQQYMEYIHTMQHLELNIASEYLVMASTLLAIKSQMLLPKQELEENLDEEYMEDPREELMQRLIEYRKYKEIAERLKEKENEEIQLYTRPPAVFEFKDVPEKVTTNQTDISIFDMIGALNKMLKRKEWTEPHDTTVQRMDIPIETRMKDVLRQVQSSTNGLVFDKLFPSPTKSYIVVTFVAVLELMKDKQIFAVQKRHFEDLYLFSMEEFT from the coding sequence ATGCACGAAGGATATAAAGTAAAACTTGATACATTTGAAGGTCCGTTGGATTTATTATTACATTTAATTAACCAATATGAAATCGATATATATGATATTCCTGTCGCTCAAATTACACAACAATACATGGAGTATATACATACTATGCAGCACTTAGAATTAAACATAGCTAGTGAGTATTTAGTAATGGCTTCTACATTATTAGCAATAAAAAGTCAAATGCTTTTGCCTAAACAAGAATTAGAAGAAAATCTTGATGAAGAGTATATGGAAGATCCGAGAGAAGAATTAATGCAACGATTGATCGAGTACCGAAAGTATAAAGAAATAGCAGAACGGCTAAAAGAAAAAGAAAACGAGGAAATTCAATTATACACTCGTCCACCAGCTGTCTTTGAATTCAAAGATGTACCAGAGAAGGTTACAACAAATCAAACCGATATTTCTATATTTGATATGATTGGTGCATTAAATAAAATGTTAAAAAGAAAAGAATGGACTGAACCACATGACACGACAGTACAGCGAATGGATATTCCCATTGAGACAAGAATGAAAGATGTGCTTCGACAGGTGCAATCCTCGACAAATGGATTGGTGTTTGATAAGTTATTTCCTTCGCCGACGAAAAGTTATATTGTTGTTACTTTTGTAGCAGTTTTAGAATTAATGAAGGACAAACAAATATTCGCTGTACAAAAACGACATTTTGAAGACCTGTATCTATTTAGCATGGAGGAATTTACGTGA
- a CDS encoding YjcZ family sporulation protein codes for MSGGYGYAGGFALIVVLFILLVIVGAAWF; via the coding sequence ATGAGTGGTGGATATGGTTATGCAGGAGGATTCGCGTTAATCGTTGTATTGTTTATCTTGTTAGTTATTGTCGGTGCTGCTTGGTTCTAA
- a CDS encoding GNAT family N-acetyltransferase codes for MLIRYKKNHEKIAMGLLSFMPEVKKDVKKLQQTIKDYEQIDHWHLHLWKEEDDVLGAIGVQILDETSLVIQHISVNPSHRNSGIGQKMIREIQRIYGNKYEITPTEEIQNFFKKCIDSSEVDSKE; via the coding sequence ATGTTAATTCGTTATAAAAAAAATCATGAAAAGATTGCAATGGGCTTATTGTCTTTTATGCCTGAAGTAAAGAAAGACGTAAAAAAATTACAGCAAACAATTAAAGATTATGAACAAATTGATCATTGGCATCTACATTTGTGGAAAGAAGAAGATGATGTATTAGGCGCAATTGGTGTTCAGATTTTAGACGAAACATCATTAGTAATTCAACATATTTCCGTGAATCCATCTCATCGCAACAGTGGAATTGGTCAAAAGATGATTCGTGAAATTCAACGTATCTATGGTAATAAGTATGAAATTACACCGACTGAGGAAATTCAAAATTTCTTTAAAAAGTGTATAGATAGTTCAGAGGTCGATAGCAAGGAATAA
- a CDS encoding peptidylprolyl isomerase, with protein sequence MKTGYILMENGNKIEFELYPEEAPNTVANFEKLASDQFYDGLTFHRVIPGFVSQGGCPVGNGTGSAGYTIKCETEGNPHKHEEGSLSMAHAGKDTGSSQFFIVHEPQPHLDGVHTVFGKVTSGIEHAKAMRNGDTMQEIRINS encoded by the coding sequence ATGAAAACAGGATATATTTTAATGGAAAATGGAAATAAAATTGAATTTGAACTTTATCCAGAAGAAGCACCAAATACCGTTGCGAATTTTGAAAAACTTGCTTCTGATCAGTTTTATGATGGACTTACTTTTCATCGAGTGATTCCAGGATTTGTAAGCCAAGGAGGATGTCCTGTAGGAAATGGTACTGGTTCAGCTGGATACACAATAAAGTGTGAAACGGAAGGTAATCCGCATAAACATGAAGAAGGTTCTTTATCAATGGCACATGCTGGTAAAGATACTGGAAGCAGTCAATTTTTCATTGTTCATGAGCCTCAACCTCATCTTGATGGAGTCCATACTGTATTTGGTAAAGTAACATCAGGGATTGAACATGCAAAAGCAATGCGTAATGGTGATACGATGCAAGAGATTCGTATTAATTCTTAA
- the lysA gene encoding diaminopimelate decarboxylase has protein sequence MIIDTHPFTVNEKGHLEIGGLDTLDLAKKYGTPLYVYDVALIRNNARSFVQAFTDTGIKGKVAYASKAFSSIAMLQVAKQEGLCLDVISEGELYTALQADFPTERIHMHGNNKSLEEIRMAVDYEIGCIVIDNFHDIDLLEEVLAEKQKQMDVLIRVTPGVESKTHQYIMTGNEDSKFGFDLQNGQAEQAFKRLYEHQRIRFQGLHCHIGSQIFETSGFQVATDLLFSELEKWNNKYQYQPNVLNLGGGFGIRYTKDDQPLPLDNYIKSMADAVQAHVQKLSMKMPEIWIEPGRSIVGNAGITLYTIGSNKQIPGIREYYSIDGGMADNIRPALYNAGYEAVIANHPKKPIVKEVSIAGKCCESGDMLIWDLPVPEINSGDVLAVFSTGAYSYSMASHYNRLPNAAVVFVENGRDQLVVRRETYQDVVRNDLSYE, from the coding sequence ATGATAATAGATACTCACCCTTTCACAGTTAATGAAAAAGGACATTTAGAAATAGGTGGCTTGGATACACTTGATTTAGCAAAGAAATACGGTACTCCTTTGTATGTATATGATGTTGCGCTTATCAGAAATAATGCTCGATCATTTGTCCAAGCATTCACGGATACTGGTATCAAAGGAAAGGTAGCTTATGCAAGTAAAGCATTTTCTTCCATAGCTATGCTTCAAGTGGCTAAACAGGAAGGATTATGCCTTGATGTTATATCAGAAGGAGAATTATATACAGCTTTACAAGCTGACTTCCCAACTGAACGAATACATATGCATGGGAATAATAAAAGTTTGGAAGAGATTAGAATGGCAGTAGATTATGAAATTGGATGTATTGTCATTGATAATTTTCATGATATTGATTTATTGGAAGAAGTTTTGGCAGAAAAACAAAAACAAATGGATGTATTAATCCGTGTAACGCCTGGTGTAGAGTCAAAAACACATCAATATATCATGACTGGAAATGAAGATTCTAAGTTTGGATTTGATTTACAAAACGGACAAGCTGAACAAGCATTTAAACGATTATACGAGCATCAGCGAATTCGGTTTCAAGGACTGCACTGCCATATAGGCTCACAAATATTTGAAACCAGTGGATTTCAAGTGGCTACGGATTTATTATTTTCAGAACTGGAGAAATGGAATAATAAATATCAGTATCAACCTAATGTTCTCAACTTAGGTGGAGGATTTGGAATTCGTTATACAAAAGATGACCAACCATTACCATTAGATAATTATATTAAAAGTATGGCAGACGCTGTACAAGCGCATGTCCAAAAGCTTTCGATGAAGATGCCAGAGATTTGGATTGAGCCAGGTAGATCTATTGTGGGAAATGCTGGTATCACCTTATATACGATTGGATCAAACAAACAGATCCCAGGTATAAGAGAATACTATTCTATTGATGGTGGAATGGCAGATAATATAAGGCCCGCTTTATACAATGCTGGATATGAGGCTGTTATTGCGAATCATCCCAAAAAACCTATTGTAAAAGAAGTCTCTATTGCTGGTAAATGTTGTGAATCTGGTGACATGCTTATCTGGGATTTACCAGTTCCAGAAATTAATAGTGGTGATGTATTAGCCGTCTTCTCAACAGGTGCTTATAGTTACTCTATGGCCAGTCATTATAATCGACTTCCCAATGCTGCTGTAGTATTTGTAGAAAATGGAAGAGATCAATTGGTCGTTAGAAGAGAAACGTATCAAGATGTAGTTCGTAATGATTTATCCTACGAATAA